TCAAACTAAACTGCTCCCTTTATTTGCGCAGATCATCATCACATGTTAAAAAGCAGTGGACTGCTCAAATCGACATTATTTATGTACCGCAAACCCATACGAAAAACTCCAATACGATTACAAAAGACAATGATTTCAATGATCTTActtttttgaattattattatttattattctgtaTTTACAATGCAAAAATGGGAACTCAGATTTTTCACACATTGCTACATTTCACAATAtaaattagttttagtttttatttttcagtaataGAGTGCCAAAGTACATATCAGAAATCACTTTAACACTTTAACATATGCCATTTTGTTCTGTAACAGCACTGTTGAAATATTGTTGTTTCTTGTTTGACAATACACGTATAGAAGACCAAAAGCAAAACAGCAGCTCATTTTATGCGACTACATGGCTACTTTAagacaaaatgttaaaaatgtaaaagactatcttgtgtgtatatttgttctagtcttgttttctttttactCCACACATATCAAGACAAGTTTAACTTCCTCTAGTGCAGagcaagactgtgtgtgtgtgtgtgtgtgcgtgtgtgtgtgttaacttgTGGATGTTCAAAGTATGATGTGTCAATTATGTGTCCTGCTCCATAAAGTCTGTGTTCACCACAAACACAAGCTTATATCAAAAACTCTCTCACTGCTTCACCTCAGTGTTTACTGGACTCATCTAAATCTCTCAGGCCTGAATCTAAACTTTACAGAGTAGGGCTGTTTCACCCCAACCAATCACCCCCAAACAGAATATCAAAGTAGATTTAGTCATACCATATTATCATAGTAATTTACTACAATGAATTATGATGTTTAATCATACTGTAAATAGGGATAATACTGTCTAGGGTTTCTCAGCTTCTCGGATGCTGGAGTCatgtaaaacacatctgtttagctgtgcctaaACTGACAGAGCATTGTGTTGCatcccacagatcacactattatgtctttttcattcctttaaaacctgttttaacacattttaatctgtttttaatcattttgattcttttatttctatttcttACGCTTGTTTCTTGTActattgtttatgtaaagcacttggaATTATCAttttgtatgaaatgtgctgtaaTAAACTTGCCTGGGAGTCTGCAGTGTTTAGTCTTTATTAGAGCGTCTTCTGCCTTCCATAACAAAAGTGATGGTCataggcttagcctccccctgaccagagaccacggagatagcagcaagaaaaaaactgcattgaaaacatgtaacgggtgtaaggcggattatgaatgtaatttaatgttactaattaacagaacactttagtAATTGTAAGTTTGCCactcaaatttaaagtccccctcagcacaaaaatggaactgtccaactccgcactttgcactgatgagcgctgtttttgactggagttggcagcagctctgaaaacgaaactgaaagtgctggccagcagacttttctgatttgctggtcaaggacgtaagaaataaaatgacaaatgagtattacgggagaggtataataatatattattctggtttaatttgttttcagtatTAAATGAAATGCCTTACTTTGGTtctttcattgtaacgtagtatTCTAGCCCAGTGTAGCAATCTTGTTTAGCATTTTAAATCtgctgtgttttctacaggggtgatgggaagtcaagatttttaattatgtttgaatttgtattttgaataatatgaatataatttaaacaaacaattactcaCGCTAGCTAATGGCTACTGGATCACCTTTACTCTGCAATGGTTTCCTCTAATTTAATTGCCAGTAAGTTTACCACAGCCCGTGATAACGCAAATAAACACCAAGTtaatgttgtcatattttcatggTCTTTTTTGTTGTGTCtagcttaataaaaaaaataaattcagtatcctaatcacagtttaaaaatgcttatttttatatatttattgctgaattacaagttcagttttcgattggcctcgtggcaaagtgaatgatttcggattcttgacacatttttgcaatttatttatttttgcaaaagggtTGGATGCTGAAATGTCACTTGttaataaattactatattaccagagatcataaatataagaaactaGCTATTATACACTTAGTTTAAGAGTAGGCACTGAGGTCCACCATATTTAGGTCCACTCATTTTCTGGCCCTTGGTTGCATATCGAAAGTGACTATAATAATTGaatgaatctaataaaataatttaatgtgcgtgttgaatataatagacgtttgttgataggcggtgcttttgttgaaACCTTTTGTTGGTCGGAcggaaatctttttaaatgcattaaagggcagcacatatcttagccttaccctggagttagttcaccctccgcctatgctgATGGTTCACTGCCCTTTTCAGTGCATACTTGTCAAATCACGGGGGTTACTTAAAAGTACAATTTTAGCTGAATCATTTGTGCCCCCTTCAAAAACAGCTCTTGAGAAATTTGGTTTAATATCCCCCTATAAAAAGTAGCCTCTATATGAGATTAGTCATACTCTTGATAAGACAGATAGGGAGTGTCTAGTTTACCTATGCAAAGAAATGGTACATTACAGAAAAATATAGAGTGCATGTTTACATATCCCGCTTGGTCCCACATCTGACAAATTACCTTGAGTGTGCCTGTGCTTTGTTTCAAGAAGAGGAAATCATGCATGGCCATCCAACATCACTACAGAGTGCCTGCAAACATGCACCATATACTGACACAGACGCCAAGTTCTCAGGGGTGCATAATAAACACCATAACTTTCAATTTAGTGTGAACTTACCCTTTACATCCAAACTCTAAGAGTATAGTGTCATTACAGGTTAAACGGAGGTGCTGTCATCAGATTTGTTTCTGTTTCAGCAGTTCAGTCAATCTGAATGGGTCAGTGGTTTCTGTCTGGACTCACTGGTGTCCCACAGAGAGACGACTGTCCTGAAAATACAGACTCACAGAGACTCCAACATCTATTAAGTACATCAGAGAGAGAAACCAGAGAAGATGAAGAAGAGAAACACAATAAGAGAggagaaataaaacacacatgaaaTGGAGGACAGCagacagtgtgagtgtgtgtgtgtgtgtgtgtgtgtgtgtgtgtgtgtgtgtgtgtgtgtgtgtgtgtgtgtgtgtgtgtgtgtgtgtgagcgcacaTGATGCCTGTCTGTTTCTATCTGTCTACATGATTGAACACTCAGCACTGCTTTATCTGTGTTTAGTGTCCCTGAATCTGACCTGATGTAACATGACCACAGTAAACATGATTCACCATGTCCAgagatttattacagaaacagttACCTAGTGCTTACAATTAGCATGATATGTTACTTGCACTTGATCTGAAGCTtattttattactgtaattacagTTAGACAGATTTAATCATTAATCTGCAATTATTAATCTGGCATTACATTACATGATGTTTTTACAAACACAAAACAGCTAAAAAGAAAAGTCTAAAAACACGTGAACTTACTAATGGAACAAtagctgaaaataataataataataaataataaatcactgacattttaaaaataatgatcTCAATGACCTTACAGCATAATATCAGGATAGCAGAATACACTTGTCTAATATTATGAGCAGGGAAAACAAACACCAAGCAAAATGTAACAGTTCCTGCAGTCTATATtatgggtctcaaactcatttcctggagggcagcagcacaggtttgctccaaccctattctAACACATCTGATCCAAATAATGAAGGTGTTCCAGAGTAGAACACCTATGGTCTATATGGATAAATGTTAGTCTGTGGATCCTTTGAAACATTGAAGACATCTAAAAGAGCTTTCTACAAGAACACAAGTCTCTACCCACACAATAAAGACACCCAACACCAGTGACCTGCAGTTAGACCCTCTTCAAAATGACAAAATCAGGAggcaaaaaaatatgaaatgtaaaagttatgaaatgcaaaatgtttatattaatgcaTAAGCATGCATGAGTGTGTACACAACATACCGATTCAAGAGCATATAAATCCCACCTTTCCTCTCAATCTTCTTATAAGTCACTGCTACATGAACCAAACCGCTCCATTCGGCCTCCCACACGTTTAAActgtatatttgcagtatttgcaaTGTAGAGTTTAACTATACAGTAATCCAGCcagtatcctgagctgatgctgcgacggtcatggaggagtggagagcatgagactgattcctgaaagaccccagtgacagatgagtctccgcattgatcctgcAGCTTCTACataatggacgtccagcgttctccagtctccggcgcctagactgcagctctgcacaggacgtttggccagaggagaactgaAGCCCAGCTGAATCAACTcttttcttgaggttttttttactttgacttttgtaaattgatgaagtttgttcctcgccactggcttgcttggtttgtgaatctgctcttcagtgttttgtcTTTCAGCAGTGATATGTACATTACACTGTACAGTTTCAATTGACTAGAATTTCACATGTTAaattgctttgacacaatctgcattgtaaaaaagtgctataaagataaaaataaatgaatgagaggAGAAATCAGAATACACACGAGATTGAGAAAAGCAGACCATgtgtaatctctctctctctctctctctctctctctctctctctctatcattcatttatccattctaTTCTTGCTTTCGATATAAACAAATAAGCCTGAAATGTCTCACCCTGTGCTCATTATCACACAGAAATATATGAAATGCAGCTCAGAAAGATATATATTACATTCTGACTTTATCCCACTATACACATTGACTATTTCTGATGTTAGTTTTCTCTTAGGTGTGTTAACTCTAGCATAGGGACACGGAAGATTCAGGATAAACCAAAAATCCAGCATAGAGGGGTTCAGTGAATGTGGtgttgaatgtgtgtatgtgtgtgagtgtgtttgtgtcagaGACACTGTAGAAGGACAGAGAGCCGGACGGCACGTCCATATACACTCCTACTCTATTATCACGAGCTGAAGGACCAAATACATCAACGTTCTTATTATTGGACCAGAAATTGTAATTCGTATCACAGCAGTACAGACACCAGGAGTTTTCATGGAGCCCAAACCGACAGTCAATCCCACCTTTTCTGTCAATTGCTTTATATGTTATTGCAATAAGACCAGAGCCGCTCCATTTCACCTCCCAGTAACAGCGACCAGTCAGAGGCTCTTTACACAGTACCTGCTCACAGTtctcaaatctgtctggatgatcaggatacggctgagGATCTTTCACATGAGACACGGTCTTGTTCTCCTCAGATAATACAAGctgagtgtgtgctgtgtttggatccagtgtgagaaaACGGGCATCTGAACACAAGATTACATCATCTATAGCATTATTAAATATTcacaactctgtgtgtgtgtgtgtgtgtgtgagagagagagagagagagagagagagagagagagggcttaCATTTTCGTAGTCCAGGTGTGATCCTTAAACGTCCTCCATCATCCAAACTATGAgacaaaacatacacacacaattatcTGATTTGATTTTGTCGATGTTGTTGCTTGTATTTCAGTCCTCGGTGTtccttttatattttacttcattcattcattcattttcctttctgcttagtgtctttattaatcagaggtcgccacagcggaatgaaccaccaacttatccagcatgttttacacagttgttGCTTCTAATTTGAAATCCATGCAGTTTCAGTATGTGATTAAGAAAATACACAATTTGCTCATAGTAATTTTGTTCTGGGTAAAATTTTAGATATTGGAGAACATgtaatgtcattattatgaattctTTTAGCCACAATAATTGTggtgtaaaaaatgtaatatcaTAACAGCCCTGCCCCACATACTTGAGTTTCTGCAGTGTATAGTGTGGATCCTCCAGTGTGTGTTGGAGCAGCTGGACTCCTGATTGTCCTgggtgattgtagctcagatccagctctctcaggtgtgaggggtttaaactcagagctgaagacacaaaaccacagccttcctctgtcaccatacagccagataacctgcagacacacacagagatcaTCTACAGACACGCATCACCATAATTCATTTATCCATAATTCATTTATCCATAATTCATTTACGAGATTGTCGCCCTGATTTATGCAGGAGTTAAGACAAATGAAGAGAAAATATGTTAAATCTGGGCTTGTGATACACAAACTTATGTTTAAGCAGCATCTCACGGAGTATTATAATGTGCTGACGGTCTCGAAAAGGGACTACTACTCGCATATCATTTGTAGTCAAAAATCCAACTCTAGGACTTCGTTTAGAACAGTCACTGGTTGGACCTCTTAATAATTTCACCTCTGCAACTGCGGAGCACTGTGATGGATTTTTGAATTTCTTTACAACCAAAATTGACAGTATTTCCTCTTCCACTGCTTGTGAttgatgatcccaaggtttccataatcctggaccaggccgtatcctgagcagctgctgtggtggtcatggaggagtggagagcatgagacggattcctgtgacgctccagggacagacgagtctcactGACATCAGcttctccggcgcctagactgcagctctgcacaagatgtttggccagtggagaaatggttgtgcccaccTGAGCCTGGTTTaattaattcttcactttcaccaattggtgaagttttttcctctccgctgtcgccgctggcttgcatggttcaggatctgtagagctgcacattgatggatttgctcttcagtgtttggactctcagtagtgaatactAAAAGACACTGAACTGAagttcaacactgaaaactggactgacacggtttcaattcactataatcttctatgtgaagctgctttgacacaatctacattgtaaaagcgctatacaaataaaggtgaattgaattgaatatatgttGAGCCATCATCACCTTCAGTTCTTCCTGCTTCTGACCTCTTTTAATATTGCCGATTATGATTTTGTTGCAAAAACTGTTATGTCACTGAACTCTTCATCCTGTGTTCTTGATCCTTTCCCaacttcaactttaggtcaatacctgccaatttcaaatatctgtgaaattggcaggtattgacctaaagttgaagtatctttctactctttcggcttccctgtgttttcttttctcctgccagacggcctcggctggaggaaaacaacttctcccggatagcaagataaggagacgctctgaaattcctgcttcccgtcaaggacacctgttggactatacaggcttacgcacacacacacacagatacacagcacgacacttcctggccccaatccaacgccttcgtatgctttcacccactggagggggtgagcgggtctgcgaccagcgcctccatggctgcaggacctgatggctgcccgcccttaccggacaatatccacaccccctgttcccatcccctgtggcaatgttatgtcttgtcggtgtgtttttgtgatagattgctggggctttttcttatccctgatctcacattgctctaacttaagagcaaggtgagagggactttctttttgcctctttttcctgattgtattttatttcctgttccacctcctgtgacctgtcttccctggagttgtgatgtctgtgcacggtcggggggttccatttacctgcatttcgttgccttgtacttgtacatgtatgatgacaataaattgaatctaatctaatctaatctaatctaacttCTGTTCTGAAGAATTGTCTCTCAGTGTTCGTGCCCCATATTACTACTATTGTGAATGCTTCACTTAGCACTGGTTTTATCGAACCTGCTCTGAAAACTGCTGCTGTTACACAGATTTTAAAAAGCCTGGCAGTGACTCTGCTGATCTGTCTAATTATCGGACAATTTCCAATCTACCTTTTCTGGCGAATGTTCTTGAGCGGGTGGTCGTGGGGCAACTGCAAGAACCCCTGCAAGCAAATGCTCTGTTTGATGTATTTCAGTTGGGTTTTAGATCGGGACATAGCATGGAAACTGCTTTAGTTAAGGCCGTTAATGACCTTCTCTTGATTGCTGATTCGGGGGCTTGTGTTATTTTAGTGCTTTTGATACAATTTCTCATAGTATACTTTTGGACAGGCTTCATAACTGGGATTGTGCTAAATTGGTTTAAATCCTATCTTTCTGGAAGTTTACAGTTTATCTATGTGGGGGGTCACAGATTGCATACTGTTCCTTTATGTCATGGTGTCCCCCAAGGGTCAGTACTTGGTCCACTTCTCTTTAGTATTTATATGTTGCCTCTTGGTCAAATCCTGCAAAAATGTGCTATTAGATATCATTGCTGTGCTGCaaacttataatataataataataatttatcgaCATCAATATATTTGCTTAATGCTTGCTTAGTTGAAATTAAAGCTTGGATGCAACATAATTATCTTAAACTGAATAGTTCGAAAAACAGAGATATTATTGGTTGGCACTCCTTCTAACATCAAGAGGTGTAGTGAATTTGAGTTAACAGTGGATGGGTCTGTCTTATCACCATTTCTGCATGTGCGTAATCTTAGTGTTCTCCTGGACTCTCAGCTTGGTCTTAAacctcattttaaacatttactaaAACGACCTTTTATCATCTTTGAAATATAGCTCGCATACGCCCTTTCCTCTCGAGGCCTGATGCTGAAAGATTCGTCCATGCTTTTATCACATCTCGTTTGGATTTTTGCAATTCTCTGTTCGGAGGGTTAGCAGCTAATTCTCTCAGGATTTTACACTACATCCAAAATTCTGCTGCACGTGTGTTGACACATACATCATCTCGGTCCCACATCACTCCTGTACTCCAACAGCTTCACTGGCTGCCCGTCAAGTCTCGTATTAATTTTAAgacattgattttaacatataaagcggttcatggttctgctccaGGTTACATTTGTGACTTGATATCTATTTCCTCTGCCTTTCGCAGTCTACGCTCTGCCTCAGGTGCTACGCTGTTTCAGACTTGTtgcaaactcagcaccatgggagTTGTGCATTCTCTTTCTGTGCACccaaactgtattttactgtattttcattgttttactgtgctttgttgctttttactttcttgtaagcactttgggtcttagaaaagtgtgttataaattaaatttattattatttttattattattattattattatgttctaaatacctcagtatctccagctggcagtttggactcttcagtccatcagagagcagcttcactcctgaatcctgcaggtcattgttactcaggtccagctctctcaggacacagtttgaggattgaagAACTGACGACACAATTTCACAATCCTGAGCAGAGAGATTACAGCCAGCAAGACTGAAAGAAGAGCAGAACAAGAGAATtgaaaacaagataaaaatacACAAGAAACAAAAAAGTAACAATTAAACACTCACAGAGCTCTTGTGCAGTTGCTGACGGCTGGTATCAGTCTTCTTCTGCCCTCATCTGATGTGTTGTATTTCTGGAGCTCCAGCTCATCCAGCACCTCCTCTGACATCTGAAGCATGTAGGCGATTGTTGAGCAGTGAGCAGGAGAGAGTTTCTTCTCTGACTGTTTGTCTGATTTCACAAACTCCTGAATCTCTCTGGACAGAGTCTGATCTTTCACTTCCAGTAGACagaggaacagattgatggatctttcAGTGGAGAGTCCATGTCCATCTCTGATCTTCTCTTTAATGTACTGTGTGCTTCTCCTGATGCTCTCTGAgctcttctctgtgtgtgtcagtagaTCCTGTAAGAGTCTCTGATTGGACTCCAGTGAGATGCCCAGCAGGAACCGCAGGAACAGATCCAGACGCCCATTCTCACTCTTGATGGCTTTATCTACTGCTTCCTTATGCAGACTATGAATTACATCTAAAAAACGAGATGTGTCCACATTCTGCATTACATAAAGGTAAAACACATAGAAAGCAGCCAGAAACTCCTGAACACTCAGATGGATGAAGCTGTAGACTTTCCTCTGATGAATCACAGATTCCTCCTTTAATATTTCAGTGCaaatcccagaatacactgaggCGTCAGAGACATCTATGCTgctctcaatcaggtcctcctCATAGAACATCACATTGCCCTTCATCAGCTGTTTGAAAGCCACTTCAGCAAGTTTGACAATCACTTCTCTGTTGGACTGCAGGAGTTTCTCTGGATCTTTCTCTTCATACTTCTGATTCCtcatgttgatctgaatcagcaggaagtggatgtacatttcagtcagagtttgagggatttctgcactcagatcttcttccaggagcttctgaagcacagtggatgagatccagcagaagacgggtatgtggcacatgatgtggaggcttcttgctcttctgatgtgtgagatgattctgctggcttgatgctgctcactgattctcttcctgaaatattcctccttctgaggcTCAGTGAATCCCTGAATTTCTGTCAGACGCTTGATGTATTTGGAGgggatctgattggctgctgctggtctggaggtgatccagatgagagcagagggaagcagCTCTCCTTTCATCAGCTTTGACATCAACACAGCCACTGATGAAGTCTCAGTCACATCACAAACTTTCTGAGCGTCTGAAAACATCAGTGTgattctgctttcatccagaccatcaaagatgaacacaactttacactcctcataaatcttgggctccagatcttcaagttcaggatgaaagtccagcagaagtctgtgaagactgtactgatgatctctgatcaagttcagctctcgaaatggaagcacaaacatgaaatctacatcctgattggcttttccctcggcccagtccagaatgaacttctgcacagagacggTTTTTCCGATTCCAGCGATGCCTTTAGTAAGAACAGTCTTGATTTGCTCTTTCTCCTctttaaagatgtcattgcagTAGATTGGAGTGTGTTGTGAGTGTTTTGTTCTGGCTGTTTTCTCCATCTGTAAAACCTCATGTTCTTCATTCACTCCCTCACTCTCTCCCTCTATGATGTAAAGCTGGGTGTAGATCCGGTTCAGGAGGGTTTGGTTCTCTTGGAGTGTGATTCCCTCAAATAATCTCTCATATTTATTCTTCATGCTGGTTTTGTGCTGGTCTTTGACTCTCTGCAGGTCTCCAGTCTTTAGTGTTTGTGCTTCAGTATTGTCCTGTATAGTGTAAGTCTGATAGTTGGATGTAGTGTGGGGCACTGGTGTGATCAGCTCACGTTTCTTTTTCCTCctgaataaaataagtaaatattttacaCCATTTTTAATTTGTGAATATTTTGAGGTGTATTGAGTGTTAATTAATTtggattttaaaacaattattaatctGAATTGTCCTACAGTGTGTAAGAAATATTATACTAAGTGATACTAACTGAGGGTCAGAGGTCTCTGGTTCATCACTCAATTG
This genomic stretch from Danio aesculapii chromosome 1, fDanAes4.1, whole genome shotgun sequence harbors:
- the LOC130222520 gene encoding protein NLRC3-like, with product MSQKKREDEDSASEMSSASPGSSCVSLKSDWSKIKPHDVSDALVTSDRWRKTLRSESPEPSGVSLKSDRSMDFPPQLSDEPETSDPQRKKKRELITPVPHTTSNYQTYTIQDNTEAQTLKTGDLQRVKDQHKTSMKNKYERLFEGITLQENQTLLNRIYTQLYIIEGESEGVNEEHEVLQMEKTARTKHSQHTPIYCNDIFKEEKEQIKTVLTKGIAGIGKTVSVQKFILDWAEGKANQDVDFMFVLPFRELNLIRDHQYSLHRLLLDFHPELEDLEPKIYEECKVVFIFDGLDESRITLMFSDAQKVCDVTETSSVAVLMSKLMKGELLPSALIWITSRPAAANQIPSKYIKRLTEIQGFTEPQKEEYFRKRISEQHQASRIISHIRRARSLHIMCHIPVFCWISSTVLQKLLEEDLSAEIPQTLTEMYIHFLLIQINMRNQKYEEKDPEKLLQSNREVIVKLAEVAFKQLMKGNVMFYEEDLIESSIDVSDASVYSGICTEILKEESVIHQRKVYSFIHLSVQEFLAAFYVFYLYVMQNVDTSRFLDVIHSLHKEAVDKAIKSENGRLDLFLRFLLGISLESNQRLLQDLLTHTEKSSESIRRSTQYIKEKIRDGHGLSTERSINLFLCLLEVKDQTLSREIQEFVKSDKQSEKKLSPAHCSTIAYMLQMSEEVLDELELQKYNTSDEGRRRLIPAVSNCTRALLAGCNLSAQDCEIVSSVLQSSNCVLRELDLSNNDLQDSGVKLLSDGLKSPNCQLEILRLSGCMVTEEGCGFVSSALSLNPSHLRELDLSYNHPGQSGVQLLQHTLEDPHYTLQKLNLDDGGRLRITPGLRKYARFLTLDPNTAHTQLVLSEENKTVSHVKDPQPYPDHPDRFENCEQVLCKEPLTGRCYWEVKWSGSGLIAITYKAIDRKGGIDCRFGLHENSWCLYCCDTNYNFWSNNKNVDVFGPSARDNRVGVYMDVPSGSLSFYSVSDTNTLTHIHTFNTTFTEPLYAGFLVYPESSVSLC